The Bordetella sp. FB-8 genome includes a window with the following:
- a CDS encoding LysR family transcriptional regulator, protein MSGTAQAEGQAMRFDLESLRMFAAVVEQGSIAAASQATHIVPSAVSRRISELERDVGMPLFERHSRGARPTPAGQTLYRHARRIFEQCEQAEGELDEYSQGVRGHVRLSVNFTAMVHYLPPALHRFLSSNRAIKIDLIEKTSDVVMRMVENGTVDFGICAVTEPAARLTCVPYRVDRLFVVVPAGHRYADRASLRFEEVLDEDFVGMQDGASIYTLSQRGAALHGRRLKLRIQVTCFEAVRNMVAVGMGVGLLPEIGIPADMPGLVRIALDEPWAQRWLHIVYRDLDALPAAARLLIEQLGPANLESSHSLAAG, encoded by the coding sequence ATGTCTGGTACTGCCCAAGCCGAGGGTCAGGCCATGCGTTTCGATCTCGAATCCTTGCGGATGTTCGCCGCAGTAGTGGAACAGGGCAGTATTGCCGCCGCGTCGCAGGCCACGCATATCGTGCCCTCGGCGGTCAGCCGCAGGATTTCCGAACTGGAGCGCGATGTCGGCATGCCGCTCTTCGAGCGCCACAGCCGGGGCGCGCGGCCGACGCCGGCGGGCCAGACGCTGTATCGGCACGCCAGGCGCATCTTCGAGCAATGCGAGCAAGCCGAGGGCGAGCTGGACGAATACTCGCAGGGCGTGCGTGGGCATGTCCGGCTGTCGGTCAATTTCACGGCCATGGTTCATTACCTGCCGCCCGCGCTGCATCGCTTTCTCTCCAGCAACCGCGCCATCAAGATCGACCTGATCGAGAAGACCAGCGATGTCGTCATGCGCATGGTGGAAAACGGAACCGTGGATTTCGGCATCTGCGCGGTAACCGAGCCGGCGGCGCGGCTGACCTGCGTTCCGTACCGCGTGGACCGGCTGTTCGTCGTCGTGCCGGCCGGCCATCGCTACGCCGACCGCGCCAGCCTGCGCTTCGAAGAGGTATTGGACGAGGATTTCGTCGGCATGCAGGACGGCGCCTCGATCTATACGCTGAGCCAGCGCGGCGCGGCGCTGCACGGCCGCCGTCTGAAGCTGCGCATCCAGGTGACCTGCTTCGAGGCCGTGCGCAATATGGTGGCCGTGGGCATGGGCGTGGGCCTGCTGCCGGAAATCGGCATCCCCGCCGATATGCCGGGACTGGTCAGGATCGCGCTGGACGAACCCTGGGCGCAGCGCTGGCTGCATATCGTGTATCGCGACCTGGACGCCCTGCCGGCGGCGGCACGGCTGTTGATCGAGCAACTGGGGCCTGCCAACCTTGAAAGCAGCCACTCACTGGCCGCCGGCTGA
- a CDS encoding MFS transporter, giving the protein MQPESTLKASPASWHANLTAKHWRTLNGAFLGWIFDGYEALALIVILPALMHSVLTPAQTASRPIYIGLVIGITLLGWGIGGLVGGTMADYIGRKRMMMWSVFLYAVLTGFTALSQTVWQLSALRFLTGLAMGSEWSTGIALIAETWPKEARAKGAGFLQSGFGWGTLIAAVIWYFLGKFDPFGADNWRVMFLVGALPAFFVLYLRRGVDESEKWIEAVRNKRWGATEGGLSQNASGKRPLTLKQIFTEREAARRIVLATALSIVTIVGWWAVSSWLPAYTASIAVAGHVANVQGWVSSVNITYTIGAILAYLASGFIIDAVGRRWFLFLTFAGSLLTTILVYAWVDTVQGMQVVAPINGFFTLGCAFGWLAIYPAELFTSSVRSTAVSFVFNSARLIAWFFPILSGTLIKSFGGVSQAALIFGSVYVLGMILPWFLPETKGRDLPD; this is encoded by the coding sequence ATGCAACCCGAGAGCACTCTGAAGGCATCGCCCGCGTCGTGGCATGCCAATCTGACGGCCAAGCATTGGCGCACACTCAACGGCGCCTTCCTGGGCTGGATCTTCGACGGCTACGAGGCGCTGGCCCTGATCGTCATCCTGCCCGCGCTCATGCACTCGGTGCTCACGCCCGCGCAGACGGCTTCGCGCCCCATCTACATCGGCCTGGTGATCGGCATCACGCTGCTCGGCTGGGGCATAGGCGGGCTGGTCGGCGGAACCATGGCCGACTACATCGGCCGCAAGCGCATGATGATGTGGTCGGTGTTTCTTTACGCCGTGCTCACCGGCTTTACGGCGCTGTCGCAGACCGTGTGGCAACTGAGTGCGCTGCGCTTTCTGACCGGCCTGGCCATGGGCAGCGAATGGAGTACCGGTATCGCCCTGATTGCCGAGACCTGGCCCAAGGAAGCGCGCGCCAAAGGCGCGGGCTTCCTGCAGTCCGGCTTCGGCTGGGGCACGCTGATCGCCGCGGTGATCTGGTATTTCCTGGGCAAGTTCGATCCCTTCGGCGCGGACAACTGGCGCGTGATGTTCCTCGTGGGCGCGCTGCCGGCCTTCTTCGTGCTCTATCTGCGCCGCGGCGTGGACGAATCCGAGAAGTGGATCGAGGCCGTGCGCAACAAACGCTGGGGTGCCACCGAGGGCGGCCTGTCGCAGAATGCCTCCGGCAAGCGGCCCTTGACCTTGAAGCAGATCTTCACCGAGCGCGAGGCCGCGCGCCGCATCGTACTGGCCACGGCGCTGTCCATCGTCACCATCGTGGGTTGGTGGGCCGTATCCAGCTGGTTGCCCGCCTACACGGCCTCAATTGCCGTCGCCGGCCACGTGGCCAACGTCCAGGGCTGGGTCTCCTCAGTCAACATCACCTATACCATCGGCGCGATCCTGGCCTATCTGGCCTCGGGTTTCATCATCGACGCGGTGGGCCGCCGCTGGTTTCTTTTCCTGACCTTCGCCGGCTCGCTGCTGACCACGATACTGGTCTATGCATGGGTCGACACGGTGCAGGGCATGCAGGTGGTGGCGCCCATCAACGGTTTTTTCACCCTGGGCTGCGCCTTCGGCTGGCTGGCCATCTACCCGGCCGAGCTTTTCACCTCGTCGGTGCGCTCCACCGCGGTCAGCTTCGTCTTCAACTCGGCGCGGCTGATCGCCTGGTTCTTTCCCATCCTGTCGGGTACGCTGATCAAGTCCTTCGGCGGCGTGTCCCAGGCCGCGCTGATCTTCGGCTCGGTGTATGTGCTGGGCATGATCCTGCCGTGGTTCCTGCCCGAGACCAAAGGGCGGGATCTGCCCGACTGA
- the leuD gene encoding 3-isopropylmalate dehydratase small subunit has protein sequence MQVFTTLESRVVPIDRAHVDTDAILPKQYMKMIGRTGFGPYLFDEWRYLDPAEPGDDCAGRRLVPGFAINQPRYQGAGILLGRANFGCGSSREHAVWALAEWGIRALVAPGFAEIFHANCLKNGVLPVVLPQGVVDALFEAVQATAGYTLTVDLPGQAVVEPDGRRHAFDISAFSKAMLLQGLDEIGVTLRHAAEIDAFARERLAREPWLARGM, from the coding sequence ATGCAGGTATTTACCACCTTGGAAAGCCGGGTCGTACCCATCGATCGGGCCCATGTCGATACCGATGCCATCCTGCCCAAGCAGTACATGAAAATGATAGGCCGTACCGGATTCGGTCCCTATCTGTTTGACGAATGGCGCTATCTCGATCCGGCCGAACCCGGCGACGACTGCGCGGGGCGGCGCCTTGTTCCGGGCTTCGCAATCAACCAGCCGCGCTATCAGGGCGCCGGCATCCTTCTGGGACGCGCCAACTTCGGCTGCGGCTCCAGCCGCGAGCATGCCGTCTGGGCGTTGGCTGAATGGGGCATCCGCGCGCTGGTCGCGCCCGGTTTCGCCGAAATTTTCCATGCCAACTGCCTCAAGAACGGCGTGCTGCCCGTCGTCCTGCCGCAGGGCGTGGTGGACGCGCTGTTCGAGGCCGTGCAGGCCACTGCGGGCTACACGCTGACCGTCGACTTGCCGGGCCAGGCCGTTGTCGAGCCGGACGGCAGGCGCCACGCCTTCGATATATCGGCCTTCAGCAAAGCCATGCTGCTTCAGGGGTTGGACGAGATCGGCGTCACGCTGCGGCACGCCGCCGAGATCGACGCGTTTGCCCGCGAGCGGCTGGCGCGGGAACCCTGGCTCGCGCGCGGCATGTAG
- a CDS encoding LysR family transcriptional regulator, translating to MNGRLQELTVFARVGESGSFTRAARDMNLSQPSVSRIVGGLEARLGVKLLLRTTRRLTLTAAGETFLERARAVLAGLDEAEDAARGIDSLRGTLRVALPVVFGMREVIPRLPGFLARYPLLRVDLRVSDAYQDLVAEGVDVAIRLGRLADSTFGARKLATLPRFVVAAPTYLKARGMPRHPADLAGHDCIVGSNGSGRESWVFKRRGTVISVDVAGRVQTDSAPGRQAGALAGLGIARVSAAMCAAELRSGALLPLLAGYALEPVQVHAVFPGGPRPSYKVQAFADYMAASLDTGPPGSAGGQ from the coding sequence ATGAATGGTCGGCTTCAAGAACTGACCGTCTTCGCGCGGGTCGGGGAAAGCGGCAGCTTTACGCGCGCCGCGCGCGACATGAACCTGTCCCAGCCCTCGGTGTCGCGCATCGTGGGAGGACTGGAGGCCCGGCTCGGGGTAAAGCTGTTGCTGCGTACCACGCGGCGGCTGACCTTGACGGCGGCGGGCGAGACGTTTCTCGAAAGGGCGCGCGCCGTCCTGGCCGGCCTGGACGAGGCCGAGGATGCCGCGCGCGGCATCGATTCGCTGCGCGGCACCCTGCGCGTGGCGCTGCCCGTGGTTTTCGGCATGCGGGAGGTGATCCCGCGCCTGCCGGGCTTTCTGGCGCGCTATCCGCTGCTGCGGGTGGATCTGCGGGTATCGGACGCCTACCAGGACCTGGTCGCCGAGGGGGTGGACGTCGCCATCCGGCTCGGCAGGCTGGCGGACTCGACCTTCGGCGCGCGCAAGCTCGCGACGCTGCCCAGGTTCGTCGTCGCGGCGCCCACGTATCTGAAGGCCCGCGGCATGCCCAGGCACCCCGCTGACCTGGCCGGCCACGACTGCATCGTCGGTTCCAATGGATCGGGGCGCGAGAGCTGGGTCTTCAAGCGGCGCGGCACGGTCATCTCGGTCGACGTGGCCGGCCGCGTCCAGACGGACTCGGCGCCCGGCCGCCAGGCCGGCGCGCTCGCCGGCCTGGGCATCGCCCGGGTGTCGGCCGCCATGTGCGCGGCCGAACTGCGCTCGGGGGCGCTGTTGCCTCTGCTGGCCGGCTATGCCCTGGAGCCGGTGCAGGTGCATGCCGTCTTTCCCGGGGGGCCTCGTCCTTCATACAAGGTGCAGGCATTTGCCGACTACATGGCGGCGTCGCTCGATACCGGGCCGCCCGGCTCAGCCGGCGGCCAGTGA
- the leuC gene encoding 3-isopropylmalate dehydratase large subunit yields the protein MPQTLFEKIWRRHAVRENDDGTTLLYVDRHLINEVTSPQAFDGLRLAGRRPSRPESVLAMSDHNVPTTDRSQGLASIADPVARAQVQALQSNCREFGLTEYPLGDARQGILHVVAPEQGLTLPGTTLICGDSHTSTHGAFAALAFGVGTSDIEHALATQCLRLARMKTLRIAIEGELAEGVTAKDAALALLGRFGTDVGTGYAIEYGGSTVRAMSMEARMTLCNLSIEAGARCGMVAVDETTLRYLRGCPGAPRGVPREVAEAYWRTLHSDPGAVFDAELTLDAADIRPQVSWGTTPGMSCSIDGVVPDPEQEADPIKRAGLRNALAYMDLAPGTRIADIALDKIFIGSCTNARIEDLRDAARFVRGRKVAAGIVQALVVPGSGLVKRQAEREGLDEVFRQAGFEWREPGCSMCLGMNADRLGPGERCASTSNRNFEGRQGRGGRTHLVSPAMAAAAAIAGHFVDVSRIDRP from the coding sequence ATGCCTCAGACACTATTCGAAAAAATCTGGCGGCGGCATGCCGTCCGGGAAAACGACGACGGCACGACATTGCTCTATGTCGATCGCCATCTGATCAACGAGGTGACCAGCCCGCAGGCTTTCGACGGCCTGCGCCTGGCCGGGCGCAGGCCGAGCCGGCCCGAGTCCGTGCTGGCCATGTCGGATCACAATGTTCCCACCACGGATCGCAGCCAGGGTTTGGCCTCCATTGCCGATCCGGTGGCGCGCGCGCAGGTGCAGGCGCTGCAGTCCAATTGCCGCGAGTTCGGGCTGACCGAATATCCGCTCGGCGACGCCAGGCAAGGAATCCTGCATGTCGTGGCGCCCGAGCAGGGACTGACCCTGCCGGGCACCACGCTGATCTGCGGCGATTCCCACACGAGCACGCACGGCGCCTTCGCCGCGCTGGCCTTCGGGGTCGGGACATCCGACATCGAGCATGCGCTGGCCACGCAATGCCTGCGCCTGGCGCGCATGAAAACCTTGCGGATCGCCATCGAAGGCGAACTGGCCGAGGGCGTCACGGCCAAGGACGCGGCGCTGGCGCTGCTGGGGCGCTTCGGCACGGACGTGGGCACCGGATATGCCATCGAGTACGGCGGCAGTACGGTGCGTGCCATGAGCATGGAAGCGCGCATGACCCTGTGCAATCTGTCCATCGAGGCGGGTGCGCGTTGCGGCATGGTGGCGGTGGACGAAACCACGCTGCGTTATCTGCGCGGCTGCCCCGGCGCGCCGCGGGGCGTGCCGCGTGAAGTGGCCGAGGCATACTGGCGCACGTTGCACAGCGACCCCGGTGCGGTCTTTGACGCCGAACTGACCCTGGACGCCGCAGATATCCGGCCTCAGGTGTCCTGGGGCACCACGCCCGGCATGAGCTGTTCGATCGACGGCGTCGTGCCCGATCCCGAACAGGAGGCCGATCCGATCAAGCGCGCCGGCCTGCGCAATGCGCTGGCCTATATGGACTTGGCCCCCGGCACCCGGATCGCGGACATCGCGCTCGACAAGATCTTCATCGGTTCCTGCACCAACGCCCGCATCGAGGACTTGCGCGATGCGGCGCGCTTCGTCAGGGGCCGCAAGGTGGCCGCGGGCATCGTGCAGGCGCTGGTGGTGCCCGGTTCGGGACTGGTCAAGCGTCAGGCCGAACGGGAAGGATTGGACGAGGTCTTCCGCCAGGCGGGCTTCGAATGGCGCGAGCCGGGCTGCTCGATGTGCCTGGGCATGAACGCCGACCGGCTCGGCCCCGGCGAGCGCTGCGCCTCGACTTCGAACCGCAATTTCGAGGGTCGGCAAGGGCGCGGCGGCCGCACGCATCTGGTCAGCCCGGCGATGGCCGCTGCCGCCGCCATCGCCGGACATTTCGTCGACGTTTCTCGTATTGACAGGCCCTAG
- a CDS encoding glutathione S-transferase family protein produces the protein MLKIWGRLTSVNVQKVMWAVRELALPHERIEAGGQFGVVGTPDYLRMNPNGQVPVIDDGGFVLWESNAIVRYLSSRYGEGTLWPADPCARADADRWMDWQATEWQPTMLHAFQGLVRTPEEKRDPAAIAASTAKANAKALILEKTLQDREFVGGTQMTMGDIALGCAAHRWLGLPMERPATPALSTWYRRLMMRPAVQGVLTLPLK, from the coding sequence ATGCTGAAAATCTGGGGCCGTCTGACTTCGGTCAATGTGCAGAAAGTCATGTGGGCGGTGCGGGAACTGGCGCTGCCGCACGAACGCATTGAGGCCGGCGGCCAATTCGGCGTGGTCGGAACGCCCGACTACCTGCGCATGAATCCCAACGGCCAGGTACCCGTCATCGACGACGGCGGCTTCGTGCTGTGGGAATCGAACGCCATCGTCCGCTACCTGAGTTCGCGCTACGGCGAAGGCACGCTGTGGCCTGCCGATCCTTGCGCGCGCGCCGACGCCGACCGCTGGATGGACTGGCAGGCCACGGAGTGGCAACCGACCATGCTGCATGCCTTCCAGGGCCTGGTGCGCACCCCCGAGGAAAAGCGCGACCCTGCCGCCATCGCGGCATCGACCGCCAAGGCCAACGCCAAGGCGCTGATACTGGAAAAAACGCTGCAGGACAGGGAATTCGTGGGCGGCACGCAGATGACGATGGGCGACATCGCGCTGGGCTGCGCGGCGCATCGCTGGCTGGGCCTTCCAATGGAACGCCCCGCCACGCCGGCCTTGTCGACCTGGTACCGGCGCCTGATGATGCGGCCCGCGGTGCAGGGCGTCCTGACGCTGCCGCTCAAGTGA